The Actinocorallia herbida DNA window CGACGAGCGCGGCACGATCCTGTGGACGTGCGGGGGCGCGGTGATGAGCCGTCGGGCGGGCGCGGTGAACTTCGCGCAGGGCGGCCGGTGGGACGAGGCGTCGATGGGCACCAACGCGCTGGCGCTGGCGCTCGAGACCGGCGTGCCGAGCTCGGTGTTCTCCGCGGAGCACCTGGTCGAGGCGCTGCACGGATGGGTCTGCTACTGCGCGCCGCTCCACGGCCCGGACGGTGCGGTGCTGGGCGTCCTGGACATCTCCAGCACCTGGGACAGATCGCATCCGCTCGGCCTGCCGACGGTCCGCGGGCTGGCCGCCGCGATCGAGGGCAGGCTGGGGAAGGCGGCGGGCTCGGGCTGGCGGCTGCGCTGTCTGGGCGCCGCGTCGCTGCGCCGCGACGGAGTCTCGGTGGCGATCCGGCCGAGGCAGGTGGAGATCCTCGCGCTGCTCGCGCTGGAGGGCCGCGCCCTGCCGCCGGAGCGGCTGCACGACAGCCTTTACGGCGAGCGCCGGGTCAGCGCGGTCACGCTGCGGGCCGAGGTGTCGCATCTGCGGCGCGTCATGGCGGGGGCGCTGTCGACCCGGGCCTACGCACTGGCCGGGCAGGTGTCGTGCGACGCGGCGGAGGTCCTGGCGCACCTGCACGCGGGACGCCTGACCGAGGCCCTGGACGGCTACGGCGGCCCGCTCCTGCCGCTGTCGGAGGCTCCAGGGGTGGTGCGCTGGCGCGACCACATCGAGGTGGCGCTGCGCGAGGCCGTCCTGGCCGATCCCCGGCCGGAGCCCGCCCTGGCCTACGGCGCGCACCACCCGGAGGACCTCGCCGTGCACGAGCACGCGGCGGCGCTGCTGCCGTCCGCCGATCCGCGCCATGCCGTCGCGGTCGCCCGGGCGCGGGCCGCCGCGGACTGACTCCGGACGCGGTGGGCGGCGCCAACGTTTCGCCAACACGGGGAGTGGAGAGTGAGCGCCGTCACAGATGTCGAGGAGGGCTTCATGGCTTTTGCGCATCCCGGTCGGGACGGGGCGCTCGTGCGTTTCGCGCCGCAGTACGACAACTTCATCGGCGGCAAGTGGGTGCCGCCGGTCGACGGTAGGTACTTCGACGATCCGAGCCCGGTCGACGGCAAGGTGTTCACGCGGGTGGCGCGCTCGGGCTCGGCCGACGTGGAGCTGGCGCTGGACGCGGCGCACGCCGCGGCCGAGTCGTGGGGCCGCACCTCGGTCGCCGAGCGCTCGCTGATCCTGCACCGGATCGCCGACCGCATCGAGGAGAACCTGGAGTACCTGGCGGTCGCCGAGACCTGGGAGAACGGCAAGCCGGTACGCGAGTCCCTCGCCGCCGACCTGCCCCTGGCGATCGACCACTTCCGCTACTTCGCGGGGGTGATCCGCGCCCAAGAAGGCGGGATCAGCCAGCTCGACGACGACACGGTCGCCTACCACTTCCAGGAGCCGCTGGGGGTCGTCGCCCAGATCATCCCGTGGAACTTCCCGCTGCTCATGGCCACCTGGAAGCTCGCGCCGGCGCTCGCCGCGGGCAACTGCGTGGTGCTCAAGCCCGCCGAGCAGACCCCCGTCACCATCCTGCTGCTGGTGGAGCTGATCGCCGACCTGCTGCCGCCCGGCGTCGTCAACGTGGTCAACGGCTTCGGCGTGGAGGCCGGCAAGCCGCTGGCCTCCAGCCCGCGCGTCGCCAAGGTGGCCTTCACCGGCGAGACCACCACGGGCCGCCTCATCATGCAGTACGCCGCGCAGAACATCATCCCGGTCACCCTGGAGCTGGGCGGCAAGAGCCCGAACATCTTCCTGCCCGACGTCATGGCCGCCGACGACGACTTCCTCGACAAGGCGATCGAGGGCTTCGTGATGTTCGCGCTGAACCAGGGCGAGGTGTGCACCTGCCCGTCCCGCGCGCTCGTCCACTCCTCGATCTACGAGGCCTTCATGGAGCGGGCGCTGGAGCGGACCCGCGCGATCGTCGCGGGCGACCCGCTGGACCCGGCCACCATGGTCGGCGCGCAGGCCAGCAACGACCAGTACGAGAAGATCCTGTCCTACCTCGACATCGGCCGGGCCGAGGGCGCCGAGGTCCTCGCGGGCGGCGGGCCGCGCACGGTCCAGGGCCTGGAGGGCGGCTTCTACATCGAGCCGACGGTCTTCCAGGGCACCAACGACATGCGGATCTTCCAGGAGGAGATCTTCGGCCCGGTCGTGTCGGTCACCACCTTCGACTCCACCGAGGAGGCCCTGCGGCTCGCCAACGACACCCTGTACGGCCTCGGCGCGGGCGTGTGGACCCGGGACGGCGCCTCCGCGTACCGGCTCGGGCGGGCCATCAAGGCGGGCCGCGTGTGGACGAACTGCTACCACGCCTACCCGGCGCACGCCGCGTTCGGCGGGTACAAGCAGTCGGGGATCGGTCGGGAGAACCACCGGGCGATGCTCGACCACTACCAGCAGACCAAGAACCTGCTGGTCAGCTATGCCCCACAGCGGCTCGGCTTCTTCTGAGGAGCCGGGCATGACCGAACGCGTCACGGTGACCGAGGAGGCCGCCGGGTGGCTGCGGCGGCTCGCGGAGACGCACGGGCCGCTGATGTTCCACCAGTCCGGCGGCTGCTGCGACGGGAGCTCGCCGATGTGCTACCCGCGCGGCGAGTTCCAGGTGGGCGCCGCCGACCTCCTGCTCGGCGAGGTCGGCGACGGGATCCCCTTCTGGATCAGCGCCGCCCAGTACGCCTACTGGAGCCACACCCATCTGACCGTGGACGTGGTCCCGGGCCGGGGCAGCGGCTTCTCCGTCGAGGCTCCCGAAGGCATCCGCTTCCTGCTGCGCTCCCGCCTCTTCACCGAACCCGAACTCGCCGCCCTGGAAGCCGGTCCCCCGCCGCCCACCGGCGACGACCCGCCCTGAATCCCGGGCCACCCCGCCCCGGGCCTTCGAACGGCCCGGGGCTCCGGGGAGCCCGAGGAGCCCGGTCAGCGTCCCTGCGTCCACAGGGGCCCGGCGAAGTAGGCGAGGGCCTCCTGGACCATCAGGGGGTCGGCGTCGAGGTCGCTGAGGTAGCAGACGGGCGTCCATGAGCGGGCGCGGCGCCGCACCATGACGGCGCGGGCCCGCAGGAAGCCGTGCGGGCGGACGCCGACGGCGTGCAGCCACCGCCAGTCGAACACCTCGGTCTTGCTTCCCCACAGGACGGACATGCCTTGCGGTCCGACCTGGAACCGCCGGGTGCGCATGAGCCGGACCAGCATCGCCAGGAGGATGAACGCCGCCCACACCACCCACACCAGCAGCGCGACGACGGGGAACGCCTCGAGGTCCGCGTCGTCGTCGCCGCGCAGCAGCACGACCGGGACCGCCTGCCCGATGAAGCAGATGAGCGCCGCGCGCACCAGCCGCGACCACCCGTGCCGGAGCACCGCCCAGGCGCGCACGCCCGCGGTGAACGGCGCGACCGGACCCCGGTGCCAGCCGCTCTGCCAGGACGCCCCGTATCCGGGCGGGCCCCCGGCGACCGGCCGCCCGATCCCGCCCTGCGTTCCGCCGGCCTGCCACGGCACCGGAGGTCCGGACGGACCGGGGTTCGGCTGCGCCACGCCTTCCTGCCAGGGGTAGGCCCCGCCTTGGCCCGGGGGGCCGAACGGGCCGTCCGGGGAGGCGGGTCGCGGCGCCGGCGCGGCCGGAAGGACGAGGGTGCGCGGGTCGGGCGCCGGGAGGGGTTCGGCCGGGGCGCGGCCCGCGTCGGCGAGCGCGGGCTGCACCTCGGCGGCCGTCGGGCGCGCGGCGGGGTCCTTGCGCAGCAGCGCGGCGAGCAGACCCTCCAGCGGTCCGGCGTGCGCCGGCGCGGCGGGCGCCCCTTCGAGGATGTTCGCGACGATCGCGGTGAACGTCGGGCCGGTGAAGGCGTCACGGCCCTCGACCGCGAAGTACAGGGTCGCGCCGAGCGCCCACAGGTCGGAGGCCGCGCTCGCCTCGGTGCCGCGCAGCTGCTCGGGCGCCATGTAGCCGGGCGAGCCGATGACGGCCCCCGACCGGGTGAGCCGGGTGTCCCCCTCGGCGAGGGCGATGCCGAAGTCGACGAGCTTGACCCGGTCACCGGCGGTCACGAGCACGTTCGCGGGCTTCACGTCGCGGTGCACGACGCCGCACGCGTGCGCGGCGGCGAGCGCCTCGAGCAGCAGCAGGCAGATCCGCGCGGCCCGTTCGGGAGGCAGCGGCCCCGACTCGGTGACGAGCGCGTCCAGCGACCTGCCCTCGACGTACTCCATGACCATGTAGACGCTGGAGTCCTCGAGCAGCACGTCGTAGACCGCGGCGGCGCCCGCGTGCACGACGCGGGCGGCGGCTCGCCCTTCGCGCAGGAGCCGCTCGCGCAGCTCCGCGGCCTCCTCCTCCGGTATCCCCGCAGGGGTGAGGATCTCCTTGAGCGCCACCTTGCGCGCCAGTCTTTCGTCGTCGGCGAGCCAGACGACCCCCATGCCCCCGCGGCCCAGTTCACGTCGCAGCGTGAAGCGTCCGGCGACCCTCGTCTCCGCCACACCCGCCCCCGGATCTCCCGTGATCTTCTCTCGGGCACCCTGACGCAAGGGCGGGTGGCGGCGCTCCCGCATGGCCGATAGCGGACGGGAACCGGAACCGGGCGGTCAGTAGCGGAGGATGGCGGCGACTCTGGCGTGGTCGGTGAGGGAGCCGTCGGGGACGAAGGTGGCGCGGCCGTCGTTGCGCAGGACCGTCTCGATGAGGTCGTCCACGGCGTCGTTGACGAACTTGCCGCGGAAGGCCGCGTCGGTGGCCTCCTCGTTCACGCCGATCTCGGCCGGCGCCGGGGCCGAGCCGTTCTCGGCGGGACCGTCGGCGGACATGACCTGGAGGCGGCCCTCGTGGGTGCGGGAGGGCGCGAAGAAGGTGTCCTCGACGAGCAGGTGCTGGACGCGGCCCTGATGGGCGAGTTCCCAGCACTCCTCGAGGCCCGCGGCGAAGCGGCGGCCGGACCTGGCGTCGTCGATCCCGGCGAGCGCCTCCTCCCGGACGCGTGCGATCTCCTCGTGCAGCACGGGCGCCACGAGCCGGGCGATCTCGGCGGGGGTCGCCTTCTCGTAGCCGCCTTCGACGGTGCCGATGAGGGCGTCGCGCAGCATGCCGTTGGAGTTCTCGCGCAGGTACGTCAGGGCGCGCTGGACGCCGACGGCGATGACGGGACGGCTGCCGCGTTTGAGCAGTTCGGTGAGGTTGCGGTCGATCTGGCGGACGAACTGCTGCCTGCGGTCCTCCTGGATGCGGTTCTGCACCCGGTTGGCCGCGGTGGGCCCGCCCTGCTCCTCGGGGACGGTGTCGGCGAGGTTGAGCGGGAACAGCGCGTTGCTCACCTCGGCGCAGCGCTCGCCTTCGCCCGCGAACAGGCGGGTCGGCTGCTCCGACAGCACCAGCACGTAGTAGTTCCAGGTGCGTTCCAGCATCGCCAGCAGGTCGCGGGTGGCGAAGGTGTCGTCGATGATGACCCGCTCGCTGACGGTCACGCCGGGCAGCACGAACGCGTGGGTCTCGCCGCCGTACGCGGCGAACAGGACGAGCGCCTCGGCGGTGCGCTCGAAGTCGACCTGCTCCGCGGCCTTCTCCAGGTTGCGCATCACCTCGTCGGCGACGCCGTGGTCCAGCTCGTAACCGGCGAGCCGCTGCCGTGCCTCGTCGAGCAGCACCTTGAGGCGGATGCGGTCCTGCTGGCGTTCAGGCCTCGCGCGGTGCGTCGGCATGATGATCGAGACGGCCGGGAACGGCCGCACCTCGTGCAGTCGGGCGAGCTGCGCAGCGTCCACGAAAATCCCCCAGTCCGAAGCCGGTGACCGTTTCAGCCTAAGTAACAGACAACCGGGGGAAAGATTCCGTTGGTCGGTCATTTACCGAAAGATAGACAGGTAACACAACCGACATCTTTTCGCTAGACCTGTTCGGCCGTACGCAACTCCCAGTAATGGGTGATCTGCGCTCTGAAAGTGCCGAGCTCTCTGCCGACGTACGTCCAGCGGCCGCGCAGCCGCCACGAGCGGCCCACGCCGTCGGAGAGCAGGATCTCCAGCGAGAAGGCGGCGTCGTGCGCGCGGACCGCTCCGCTCGCGTCGACGCCGCCGCTCTTCAGCAGGGGGACGCCCTCGCACTTCACGGCGATGACATGGGTGCCCGGGTCCTGGCGGAGCAGCCCCTGGGACAGGTCGTGCACGAGCTGCGCGGAGTAGTCCGCGCCGAGCCAGCCCAGCTGTGGCACCTGTTGCGGAGGGGCGAAGCCCCAGAGCCGCGGTCCGCCCGTCATGGCGGGAAACCTGGTGTCCAAAAGGGACATACTTCACCACTTCCCGGTTGATTCGACCAGTGTCAAAGGCGCGTGTTCAGTTGTGCCCCGATGGTCGTGCGAATCGCCGTGTGGTCAGTGGGGTGGACAGGCGGCACGCATGGCGTCCCAAGTGCCCAACTTGACCCTTTCTCCTCGCGAAAGAGACTTTGCCAGTGCGATCTCCGCCGCGTCCAGACCCAACCAGCTCTGGTAGGTGACGAATTCGACACCTTTTGCCCTGAGGACCGACTCGATGTCCGTTACGGGCCTCGGCCGGCTGCCCAATTCGGACAGCAGGACCCCCACGGTCTCGGCCGCGTCGGACTTGTTCGTGCCGACGACACCGGACGGACCGCGCTTGATCCAGCCCGCGGTGTACTCGCCCTCGGCGATCCTGCCCTTCTCGTTGCGGATCACCGACGCCCGCTCGTCGAAGGGGACCCCGTCGAGCGGCACGCTGCGGTAGCCGACC harbors:
- a CDS encoding serine/threonine-protein kinase, producing the protein MAETRVAGRFTLRRELGRGGMGVVWLADDERLARKVALKEILTPAGIPEEEAAELRERLLREGRAAARVVHAGAAAVYDVLLEDSSVYMVMEYVEGRSLDALVTESGPLPPERAARICLLLLEALAAAHACGVVHRDVKPANVLVTAGDRVKLVDFGIALAEGDTRLTRSGAVIGSPGYMAPEQLRGTEASAASDLWALGATLYFAVEGRDAFTGPTFTAIVANILEGAPAAPAHAGPLEGLLAALLRKDPAARPTAAEVQPALADAGRAPAEPLPAPDPRTLVLPAAPAPRPASPDGPFGPPGQGGAYPWQEGVAQPNPGPSGPPVPWQAGGTQGGIGRPVAGGPPGYGASWQSGWHRGPVAPFTAGVRAWAVLRHGWSRLVRAALICFIGQAVPVVLLRGDDDADLEAFPVVALLVWVVWAAFILLAMLVRLMRTRRFQVGPQGMSVLWGSKTEVFDWRWLHAVGVRPHGFLRARAVMVRRRARSWTPVCYLSDLDADPLMVQEALAYFAGPLWTQGR
- the exaC gene encoding acetaldehyde dehydrogenase ExaC, producing MAFAHPGRDGALVRFAPQYDNFIGGKWVPPVDGRYFDDPSPVDGKVFTRVARSGSADVELALDAAHAAAESWGRTSVAERSLILHRIADRIEENLEYLAVAETWENGKPVRESLAADLPLAIDHFRYFAGVIRAQEGGISQLDDDTVAYHFQEPLGVVAQIIPWNFPLLMATWKLAPALAAGNCVVLKPAEQTPVTILLLVELIADLLPPGVVNVVNGFGVEAGKPLASSPRVAKVAFTGETTTGRLIMQYAAQNIIPVTLELGGKSPNIFLPDVMAADDDFLDKAIEGFVMFALNQGEVCTCPSRALVHSSIYEAFMERALERTRAIVAGDPLDPATMVGAQASNDQYEKILSYLDIGRAEGAEVLAGGGPRTVQGLEGGFYIEPTVFQGTNDMRIFQEEIFGPVVSVTTFDSTEEALRLANDTLYGLGAGVWTRDGASAYRLGRAIKAGRVWTNCYHAYPAHAAFGGYKQSGIGRENHRAMLDHYQQTKNLLVSYAPQRLGFF
- a CDS encoding helix-turn-helix domain-containing protein is translated as MDEKLGVRREALRREWSRWLAGRGSPGVRAEIGASWRRSIRAVDPALGCAPLAAEADWARSPLRAPVEAVSGELRAVAEDAGFVAAVTDERGTILWTCGGAVMSRRAGAVNFAQGGRWDEASMGTNALALALETGVPSSVFSAEHLVEALHGWVCYCAPLHGPDGAVLGVLDISSTWDRSHPLGLPTVRGLAAAIEGRLGKAAGSGWRLRCLGAASLRRDGVSVAIRPRQVEILALLALEGRALPPERLHDSLYGERRVSAVTLRAEVSHLRRVMAGALSTRAYALAGQVSCDAAEVLAHLHAGRLTEALDGYGGPLLPLSEAPGVVRWRDHIEVALREAVLADPRPEPALAYGAHHPEDLAVHEHAAALLPSADPRHAVAVARARAAAD
- a CDS encoding DUF779 domain-containing protein; amino-acid sequence: MTERVTVTEEAAGWLRRLAETHGPLMFHQSGGCCDGSSPMCYPRGEFQVGAADLLLGEVGDGIPFWISAAQYAYWSHTHLTVDVVPGRGSGFSVEAPEGIRFLLRSRLFTEPELAALEAGPPPPTGDDPP